In a single window of the Papaver somniferum cultivar HN1 chromosome 8, ASM357369v1, whole genome shotgun sequence genome:
- the LOC113306339 gene encoding F-box protein At1g60400-like: MGVIAGTDRISELPESLTHHILSFLPIKRAASTTILSKRWNNRWLSLPVLEFTEWRSPPTATTTLEDRKEEEEEADSDTDGSEQEYRVIEDSPPVDLSETNRFMHFLDKFVEKVSHVKRLMVSHTYFYPKILDDSSVLPRSFHMFRNLVSFEVDIMYYGQIKSLFDTIPQFSPNLTLPVFLQLFAYDKVGEDALSLNIVPRCLLLCLKSIEIRSFYGHPGEIEVVKLFLENARVLHLITLGSSSHRLVYMNKKKPTAEEIEDANHKILEQLLPFSWASADCMVTFSSP, encoded by the exons ATGGGTGTAATAGCCGGAACTGATAGGATTAGTGAATTACCTGAATCCCTTACTCATCACattctctcatttcttccaatcaAACGTGCTGCTTCAACTACAATTTTATCTAAAAGATGGAACAATCGCTGGTTATCTCTTCCCGTTCTTGAGTTTACAGAATGGCGATCTCCTCCTACTGCTACTACTACACTTGAAGATcgcaaggaagaagaagaagaagccgaTTCTGATACAGATGGTTCGGAGCAAGAATACCGAGTGATCGAAGATTCACCTCCAGTAGATTTATCAGAGACTAATAGGTTCATGCATTTTCTGGATAAG TTTGTTGAGAAGGTGTCTCATGTAAAGCGCCTAATGGTATCGCATACCTACTTTTATCCTAAG ATTCTTGACGACTCAAGCGTTCTCCCTAGAAGCTTCCATATGTTCCGTAATTTGGTCAGTTTTGAAGTGGATATTATGTATTATGGGCAAATCAAATCATTATTCGACACAATTCCACAGTTTTCGCCAAATTTAACATTACCCGTCTTCCTTCAG CTCTTCGCGTATGATAAAGTCGGTGAGGATGCATTGTCGTTAAATATAGTGCCTCGTTGTTTGTTGTTATGCCTCAAGTCCATTGAAATTCGGAGTTTCTATGGGCACCCAGGGGAGATAGAAGTGGTGAAATTATTTCTGGAGAATGCTAGAGTTCTTCATTTGATTACTCTTGGAAGTTCATCACATCGTTTGGTATATatgaacaagaagaaacctaCTGCTGAAGAAATAGAAGATGCCAATCATAAAATTCTGGAGCAGTTACTGCCATTTTCATGGGCTTCAGCTGATTGCATGGTTACGTTTTCAAGTCCCTaa